In Sphingomonas crocodyli, one genomic interval encodes:
- a CDS encoding arylesterase has protein sequence MTPFILAFGDSLTEGYGLAPDQSFASQLERLLRGRYPQAVVFNAGLSGDTTASALARLPRVLTTLKAHPDLVIVELGANDLLRAIPLERTRANLDAILSELKRCRLPVLLAQMDGPRFLGGFGERCSAMYRELAVRHSTAVAPFLPPNVLGNPALTLRDRVHPNALGTAWIAQAFLPAVETALEKVSPPGQRERPHSVLRVARAKLARDIHRHQSYEWWGVGTGRSIATIDRIARGASEFRTRIYVGIARPSVGT, from the coding sequence ATGACACCATTCATTCTTGCCTTCGGTGACAGTCTCACCGAGGGGTACGGGCTTGCACCCGACCAGAGTTTTGCCAGCCAGCTGGAGCGATTGCTGCGCGGTCGATATCCGCAGGCCGTCGTCTTCAATGCGGGTTTGTCTGGTGATACCACCGCCAGCGCCCTGGCGAGATTACCGCGGGTGCTGACCACTTTGAAGGCGCACCCGGACCTCGTGATCGTCGAGCTTGGCGCCAACGATCTGCTGCGCGCTATTCCGCTCGAACGCACCCGCGCCAATCTTGACGCCATTCTCAGCGAATTGAAGCGATGCCGGCTACCCGTTCTTCTGGCGCAAATGGACGGCCCGCGTTTTCTCGGGGGCTTTGGCGAGCGATGCTCCGCAATGTATCGCGAGCTCGCGGTCCGTCACAGCACCGCGGTCGCGCCATTCCTGCCTCCGAATGTGCTGGGAAATCCTGCGCTCACGCTGCGCGACCGGGTGCATCCCAACGCGCTGGGAACCGCGTGGATCGCTCAGGCTTTCCTGCCCGCGGTCGAGACGGCGCTTGAGAAAGTTTCACCGCCGGGCCAGCGTGAGCGGCCGCACAGCGTCTTGCGCGTAGCACGCGCTAAATTGGCCCGCGACATCCACCGCCACCAGAGCTACGAATGGTGGGGCGTCGGCACCGGCAGGTCGATCGCGACGATCGACCGCATCGCGCGCGGGGCGTCGGAGTTCCGCACGCGGATATACGTCGGAATAGCTCGCCCGTCCGTCGGCACCTAA
- a CDS encoding response regulator, with amino-acid sequence MRIACLDDDPLIAEITTILLEELGHEVVLCADPAEALALIGASRTPFEMLVIDIHLAGGEDGRTIAMAARRLSADLRIIFFTGDTSITDIFDGATVLHKPCTLGMLEAAIERANPAVAADSPLQSSPETGVTAWTMRWGGSGVPESR; translated from the coding sequence ATGCGTATCGCGTGCCTGGATGATGATCCGCTGATCGCGGAAATTACCACGATACTGCTCGAGGAGTTGGGGCACGAAGTGGTTTTGTGCGCTGATCCCGCCGAGGCGCTCGCACTGATAGGCGCATCTCGAACCCCGTTTGAAATGCTGGTCATAGATATTCACCTCGCGGGGGGCGAGGACGGCCGCACGATCGCGATGGCGGCGCGGCGGTTGAGCGCGGATCTGCGCATCATCTTCTTCACCGGTGATACCAGTATAACGGACATCTTCGATGGCGCGACCGTACTGCACAAACCGTGCACCCTGGGAATGCTGGAAGCAGCGATCGAGCGTGCGAATCCAGCCGTCGCAGCCGACAGCCCGTTACAATCGTCTCCCGAGACCGGTGTCACGGCGTGGACGATGCGATGGGGCGGATCAGGCGTTCCGGAGAGCCGCTGA
- a CDS encoding DUF72 domain-containing protein: MARRYWFAFYARHFDAVEINASFYRLPSPELFERWRHQAPEGFCCAVKANRYLTQSKKLKDCVEPIARMMSPTRHLRDRLGPVLYQLPPTLKLDLARLEAFLRLLPRDLVHVFEFRDPTWYSDAVLALLDGFGAGFVAHDFPDRASPRWACGNAAYVRFHGATGKYQGRYAASTLRSWADWMIGQASARPVWAFFNNDIDAAAPDDAGRLRAMVG; this comes from the coding sequence CTGGCCCGGCGATATTGGTTCGCCTTTTATGCGCGGCATTTTGATGCCGTGGAGATCAACGCCAGTTTCTACCGGCTCCCCAGTCCCGAACTCTTCGAGCGATGGCGGCATCAGGCTCCGGAAGGCTTTTGCTGCGCTGTCAAAGCGAACCGCTATCTTACCCAGTCGAAAAAACTCAAAGATTGCGTCGAGCCGATCGCGCGGATGATGTCACCGACACGTCATTTGCGGGACAGGCTCGGTCCGGTGCTCTATCAACTTCCGCCAACACTCAAACTCGATCTTGCCCGGCTCGAAGCCTTTCTCCGGCTCTTGCCGCGCGATCTCGTCCACGTTTTCGAGTTTCGCGATCCGACCTGGTATTCGGACGCGGTTCTTGCTCTGCTCGACGGCTTCGGAGCAGGCTTCGTGGCGCACGATTTCCCTGACCGGGCATCGCCGCGCTGGGCCTGTGGCAACGCCGCCTATGTTCGATTTCACGGTGCTACAGGAAAGTACCAAGGGCGATACGCCGCCTCGACACTGCGCAGCTGGGCCGACTGGATGATCGGGCAGGCATCGGCACGTCCGGTGTGGGCTTTCTTCAACAATGATATCGACGCGGCTGCCCCAGACGATGCGGGCAGGCTCAGGGCGATGGTTGGCTGA
- a CDS encoding GAF domain-containing protein: MGERIRTYDWASTPLGIPTAWPQSLRSALSICLNSSFPTAIYWGPDLRLLYNDAWSPIPAERHPAALGQPAAEVWRDIWPVVGPQFEAVLDTGEGFSTFDQHLAMVRDGRPQDTWWNYSFTPVRGEDGTVVGVFNQGHETTERILRDRNREAEALRQRRLFEQAPGFITVLEGPDHVFEFVNHAYRRLFGDREFLGRSVRDVFPELAGQGFYEWLDRVYATGERFVAERTPIELDYPGAPRNTRYLDFIYEPVRDDGGRVTGIFCEGFDVTAAHVAEQALREQGRALETLNRIASSTVVEQDLERIVQLVTDAGVELTGASFGAFFYNVIDASGESYMLYSLSGVSHEEFARFPMPRNTQVFAPTFNGEAVLRSGDIRRDPRYGKNAPHNGMPEGHLPVTSYLAVPVASREDGVIGGLFFGHEEADRFTEEHETVILGLAAQAAIAIDNSRLIRRVREANETLEKRVAERSEELTQAHEALRQAQKMEAVGQLTGGIAHDFNNLLAGISGSLEVVERRIAQGRTDGIERFLQGAQTSAQRAAALTQRLLAFSRRQTLDPKPTDVNRLVFGMEDLISRTVGPQIKVEVVGAGGLWMAKVDPVQLESALLNLAINARDAMPQGGRLTIETANKWLDDRAARERDLPPGQYLSICVTDTGSGIAPDIADRIFDPFFTTKPIGQGTGLGLSMIHGFVRQSGGQVRVYSELEQGTTMCLYLPRYSGDVLADDDAPDTRIAESGAGETVLVVDDETTVRMLIVEILAEAGYRALEADDGPSALKILTSQTRIDLLITDVGLPGGMNGRQVADAARSHRPELKVLFVTGYAENAAVGNGLLPAGMEVITKPFVMADLAAKISDMIDR, translated from the coding sequence ATGGGTGAGCGCATCCGCACCTACGATTGGGCGTCGACGCCGCTGGGAATACCGACAGCCTGGCCGCAGTCGCTTCGATCGGCGCTCAGCATCTGCCTCAACTCCAGTTTTCCGACCGCGATCTACTGGGGCCCCGACCTTCGCCTGCTTTATAACGACGCCTGGTCGCCGATCCCGGCGGAGCGCCACCCGGCAGCATTGGGTCAGCCCGCCGCCGAGGTTTGGCGGGACATCTGGCCCGTGGTTGGTCCGCAGTTTGAGGCTGTGCTCGATACCGGCGAGGGCTTTTCGACCTTCGACCAGCATCTCGCGATGGTGCGTGATGGTCGCCCGCAGGACACGTGGTGGAATTACAGCTTCACGCCCGTCCGAGGAGAAGATGGCACCGTAGTTGGCGTGTTCAACCAGGGCCACGAGACGACCGAGCGAATTTTGCGCGACCGCAATCGTGAAGCTGAGGCGCTGCGGCAAAGGCGACTTTTCGAGCAGGCGCCCGGGTTTATCACGGTCCTGGAGGGACCTGATCATGTCTTCGAGTTCGTCAATCATGCCTACCGCCGGCTGTTTGGCGATCGCGAGTTTCTCGGGCGCAGCGTCCGCGACGTATTTCCCGAGCTCGCCGGCCAAGGCTTTTACGAGTGGCTAGACCGTGTCTATGCGACGGGCGAGCGCTTTGTCGCCGAACGGACACCGATCGAGCTCGATTATCCCGGTGCTCCTCGCAACACGCGGTATCTCGACTTCATTTATGAGCCTGTGCGCGACGATGGCGGACGGGTCACCGGCATCTTTTGCGAAGGCTTCGACGTTACCGCTGCCCATGTCGCCGAGCAGGCGCTGCGCGAGCAAGGGCGCGCGCTGGAAACGCTCAACCGGATAGCGTCAAGCACCGTGGTTGAGCAGGATCTTGAGCGCATCGTTCAGCTCGTGACCGACGCCGGCGTGGAACTGACCGGCGCTAGCTTTGGCGCCTTCTTCTACAATGTGATCGACGCGTCGGGTGAGAGCTATATGCTCTACAGCCTCTCGGGCGTATCGCACGAGGAATTCGCCCGGTTTCCCATGCCCCGCAACACGCAGGTCTTCGCGCCGACGTTCAACGGCGAGGCTGTGCTGCGGTCGGGGGACATCCGCCGCGATCCGCGCTATGGCAAAAATGCGCCCCACAATGGCATGCCCGAGGGGCATCTGCCTGTCACAAGTTATCTCGCTGTACCTGTCGCCTCGCGTGAGGACGGCGTGATCGGCGGTCTCTTTTTCGGACATGAAGAAGCCGATCGTTTCACCGAGGAACACGAGACGGTTATCCTCGGACTCGCCGCGCAGGCGGCCATCGCGATCGACAATTCTCGCCTCATCCGTCGCGTTCGCGAAGCGAACGAAACCCTTGAGAAGCGGGTCGCAGAGCGTAGCGAGGAACTGACCCAGGCGCATGAAGCTTTGCGGCAGGCACAGAAAATGGAAGCGGTCGGCCAGCTCACTGGCGGGATCGCACACGACTTCAACAATCTCCTGGCAGGGATCAGCGGCAGCCTTGAGGTTGTCGAGCGGCGCATCGCTCAGGGCCGGACCGACGGAATCGAGCGCTTCCTTCAGGGCGCGCAGACCTCGGCGCAGCGCGCAGCCGCGCTGACGCAGCGCCTGCTCGCCTTTTCGCGCCGACAGACCCTCGATCCCAAGCCCACCGACGTCAATCGGCTGGTGTTCGGAATGGAGGATCTTATCAGCCGAACCGTCGGACCCCAGATCAAGGTCGAGGTGGTAGGCGCAGGCGGGCTGTGGATGGCGAAGGTCGACCCGGTCCAGCTGGAGAGCGCCTTGCTCAACCTCGCGATCAACGCGCGCGACGCAATGCCGCAGGGCGGACGCCTGACGATTGAGACCGCCAACAAGTGGCTCGATGATCGGGCGGCGCGCGAACGTGACCTCCCGCCGGGCCAGTATCTCTCGATATGCGTCACCGACACGGGCAGCGGAATCGCTCCCGACATTGCCGATCGCATCTTTGATCCGTTCTTCACCACCAAACCGATCGGCCAGGGAACGGGGCTGGGACTGTCGATGATCCACGGTTTCGTCCGCCAGTCGGGCGGACAAGTTCGGGTTTACTCGGAACTCGAGCAAGGCACGACGATGTGCCTCTATCTTCCGCGCTATTCGGGCGACGTCCTCGCGGATGACGACGCGCCCGACACGAGGATCGCCGAATCGGGCGCCGGCGAAACGGTTCTCGTGGTCGACGACGAGACAACCGTGCGCATGCTGATTGTCGAGATCCTCGCCGAGGCAGGTTATCGCGCACTCGAGGCCGACGATGGGCCATCGGCCTTGAAGATCCTGACCTCTCAGACGCGTATTGATCTGCTGATTACCGATGTGGGTCTGCCGGGAGGTATGAACGGTCGGCAGGTCGCCGATGCGGCGCGCAGCCATCGGCCTGAGCTCAAGGTCTTGTTCGTGACGGGCTACGCTGAAAATGCCGCCGTTGGAAACGGGCTTCTACCAGCCGGGATGGAAGTGATTACCAAGCCTTTTGTGATGGCCGACCTTGCGGCCAAGATAAGCGATATGATCGATCGTTGA
- a CDS encoding sensor histidine kinase, which yields MSALEARLHDKTRLAALHDYMVLDTPPEPNFDDIVQLASQLCDTPISLISLVDSDRQWFKARVGLEAPETPIDQSVCKLGLSAEDLLIIPDLAADPRTADNSLVRGDPNIRFYAGAPLIAPQGDVLGMLCVIDHEPRPGGLSPEQQTVLATLARQVIAQLELRYTMLRRLEADAERRHLNEQLTERLNQTLAMINGLASQTLRAVPSRGPVESFQNRLDALTEAHELLQRKQWSKADMATVVRSSVERHAPPGRFTASGPIVRLGPKPAITVAMLIHELGSNAVKYGAFSNASGHVEIVWSVTPDASDPVLTLAWTERGGPIVSPPSQRSFGAKLIAMGLGAGGAVREDFGAAGYSASFEAPLSFLQRDEARADGYTMHTADIA from the coding sequence ATGTCCGCTCTGGAAGCTCGGCTTCACGACAAGACCCGGCTGGCTGCCCTCCATGACTATATGGTTCTCGATACCCCTCCCGAGCCCAACTTCGATGACATTGTCCAGCTGGCGTCACAGTTGTGCGACACCCCGATTTCGCTGATCAGCCTTGTTGATTCCGATCGTCAGTGGTTCAAGGCGCGCGTCGGTCTGGAGGCGCCCGAAACGCCCATCGACCAGTCGGTGTGCAAGCTGGGTCTGAGCGCCGAGGATCTGCTGATCATTCCCGACCTCGCAGCTGACCCGCGCACGGCAGACAATAGTCTCGTGCGCGGCGATCCCAATATCCGATTCTATGCAGGCGCGCCGCTTATCGCCCCGCAGGGCGATGTGTTGGGCATGCTGTGCGTGATCGATCATGAGCCGCGACCCGGGGGGCTCTCCCCGGAGCAGCAGACTGTCCTTGCGACTTTGGCCCGGCAGGTAATCGCGCAGCTTGAGCTGCGTTATACCATGCTTCGCAGGCTTGAGGCGGACGCCGAGCGCCGGCACCTGAACGAACAGCTGACCGAACGACTGAACCAAACGCTGGCGATGATCAACGGCCTTGCCAGTCAGACATTGCGGGCGGTCCCGAGCCGGGGGCCGGTGGAATCGTTTCAGAACCGCCTCGACGCGCTGACCGAGGCGCACGAACTTCTCCAGCGCAAGCAATGGTCGAAGGCGGATATGGCCACCGTCGTCCGTAGCAGCGTTGAGCGGCATGCTCCCCCCGGTCGCTTCACCGCGTCAGGACCTATCGTCCGGTTGGGCCCGAAACCTGCCATCACCGTGGCGATGCTGATCCATGAATTGGGAAGCAACGCTGTCAAATATGGTGCCTTCTCCAACGCATCGGGACATGTGGAGATCGTCTGGTCGGTTACGCCGGACGCAAGCGATCCCGTGCTGACGCTGGCGTGGACCGAACGCGGTGGCCCCATCGTAAGCCCACCGTCGCAGCGAAGTTTCGGCGCGAAGTTGATTGCGATGGGTCTGGGGGCTGGCGGCGCTGTGCGCGAGGATTTTGGCGCGGCGGGCTATTCGGCGAGCTTCGAGGCTCCGCTAAGCTTTTTGCAAAGGGATGAGGCGCGCGCGGACGGTTACACAATGCACACCGCGGATATCGCCTAG
- a CDS encoding PAS domain-containing protein has translation MGIPAVTKAYGLCIADPDGTIRDVDDRFCQLIGFGPNTFVGRHPLDLTHHADRGRNATALSRLIETDRPFVIRKRYLLPDGSLRWVENCVRGVRDGRSRRLLAEMKPIAAPVASPIRLQREDAIFSRLEQIAQADAQTGNVGLSSDQTLDTLAQATRKGRDQSVRDSNARYLSIASALMLPSTC, from the coding sequence ATGGGGATACCGGCTGTCACAAAAGCTTATGGCCTGTGCATTGCCGATCCGGACGGTACGATCCGCGATGTCGACGACCGCTTCTGCCAGCTCATCGGCTTCGGGCCCAACACCTTCGTTGGTCGACATCCGCTCGATCTCACCCATCATGCTGATCGTGGTCGCAACGCCACCGCGCTGTCGCGCCTGATCGAAACAGACCGGCCCTTCGTTATCCGCAAGCGCTACCTTCTGCCGGACGGCTCGCTACGCTGGGTCGAGAATTGCGTACGAGGCGTGCGCGACGGACGCTCGCGCCGCCTGCTCGCCGAGATGAAGCCCATTGCAGCACCTGTTGCTTCGCCGATCAGGCTCCAGCGCGAGGACGCCATCTTCTCGAGACTGGAGCAAATTGCGCAGGCCGATGCCCAGACAGGCAATGTCGGCCTGAGCAGCGACCAGACCCTCGATACCCTAGCACAGGCGACACGGAAGGGGCGCGATCAGTCCGTCCGCGACAGCAATGCGAGATATTTGTCGATCGCCTCGGCTCTGATGTTGCCCTCTACCTGCTGA
- a CDS encoding hemerythrin domain-containing protein → MSLFDKIVAAITPPESDETRFEARRRARGLCAPGDWLDQVIDHHEQIEAAFEEVRSASQPQTQRSAQRKLATLLTGHANAEEAVLYPALADDGHEAHAGLGYEEQAATKVQLALLEKLEPLSQDFLDKLEHIRGAVTHHMYHEESSWFPDLKTEVANAEQARIGARYTEEYQRYVDMATA, encoded by the coding sequence ATGTCTCTTTTCGACAAGATTGTCGCTGCTATTACGCCCCCCGAGAGCGATGAAACGCGTTTCGAGGCGCGTCGGCGAGCGCGCGGTTTGTGCGCGCCCGGCGACTGGCTCGATCAGGTCATCGATCACCACGAACAGATCGAAGCGGCCTTTGAAGAGGTGAGATCCGCGTCGCAACCGCAGACGCAGCGCAGTGCTCAGCGCAAATTGGCAACCCTACTTACGGGCCACGCCAATGCCGAGGAAGCCGTCCTTTACCCTGCGCTTGCGGACGATGGTCACGAGGCTCATGCGGGGCTGGGCTATGAGGAGCAGGCCGCAACCAAGGTACAACTGGCGCTGCTTGAAAAGCTTGAGCCGCTGAGCCAGGACTTCCTCGACAAGCTCGAACATATCCGAGGTGCGGTCACCCACCACATGTACCACGAAGAAAGTAGCTGGTTCCCGGATCTCAAGACTGAGGTGGCCAACGCGGAGCAGGCGCGGATTGGCGCCCGCTACACCGAGGAATATCAGCGCTACGTCGATATGGCGACGGCCTGA
- a CDS encoding GlsB/YeaQ/YmgE family stress response membrane protein has product MGILLILIVGGVLGWLASIVMRTDAQQGILLNVIVGIVGAAIAGFLLTPFLGGAPITSGAFDIRSLLVSFLGAIVLLAVVNLVRRGAVR; this is encoded by the coding sequence ATGGGTATCCTTCTCATCCTTATTGTCGGCGGTGTTCTGGGCTGGCTTGCCAGCATCGTGATGCGCACCGACGCGCAGCAGGGCATCCTGCTCAATGTCATCGTCGGTATCGTGGGCGCGGCGATTGCCGGTTTTCTGCTCACGCCTTTCCTCGGGGGGGCCCCGATCACCAGCGGCGCTTTCGATATCCGTTCGCTTCTGGTCTCGTTCCTGGGCGCAATCGTGCTGCTGGCGGTCGTCAATCTCGTGCGTCGCGGCGCGGTTCGCTAA
- a CDS encoding YihY/virulence factor BrkB family protein has protein sequence MVFEEADQRGRYADSPWAIPLKGWIEVLKRTWSEATEDSIGLVAAGVAFYGFLAIAPLLAATILVYGLVAEPADVGSDLRAMLTVMPPDAVRLIDDLLVAAVHTSEGKAGFGLLVALAIALYGGMNGANALITALNIAYEEQDRRGFVRVNLLALGLTAAGVAGLVVALGLAAMISHLRATLPEAGPALVIAGRIASVLAGGLVCAAAAATLYRYGPDRRDAKWVWLSPGSIAAAALWVAISLGFGVYAARFANYGATYGSASAIIVMLTWLYLSAYILLLGAELNSELEHQTVRDTTRGAPKPLGERGAVVADTVAGMPGGAAQEVNEFEGDKATPAAT, from the coding sequence ATGGTGTTTGAAGAGGCCGACCAGCGCGGTCGTTATGCCGACAGCCCCTGGGCGATCCCGCTTAAGGGTTGGATCGAGGTTCTTAAGCGGACATGGTCGGAGGCGACCGAGGATTCGATCGGTCTCGTGGCGGCCGGCGTCGCCTTTTACGGCTTCCTCGCGATTGCGCCGCTGCTTGCGGCGACGATACTCGTTTACGGGCTTGTGGCAGAACCGGCCGATGTCGGATCCGATCTGCGCGCGATGTTGACGGTGATGCCGCCCGACGCGGTACGGCTGATCGACGACCTGCTGGTTGCTGCCGTTCACACCTCCGAAGGAAAAGCCGGTTTCGGCCTGCTCGTCGCGCTTGCGATCGCGTTGTACGGCGGCATGAATGGCGCGAATGCGCTCATCACGGCTCTGAATATCGCTTATGAGGAACAGGATCGTCGCGGCTTCGTCCGGGTCAACCTGCTCGCGCTGGGATTGACGGCGGCCGGGGTTGCAGGCCTCGTGGTCGCACTCGGGCTGGCCGCGATGATCTCCCACCTGCGAGCCACCTTGCCTGAGGCCGGGCCGGCTCTGGTGATTGCCGGACGAATTGCCTCGGTGCTGGCGGGCGGCCTTGTCTGCGCCGCCGCGGCCGCGACACTCTACCGCTATGGCCCCGACCGGCGCGATGCGAAGTGGGTGTGGCTCAGCCCCGGATCGATCGCGGCGGCCGCTCTATGGGTGGCGATTTCGCTGGGATTTGGCGTCTACGCGGCGCGCTTCGCGAATTACGGGGCGACCTATGGTTCTGCAAGCGCCATCATCGTCATGCTCACCTGGCTCTACTTGTCAGCCTATATTCTGCTTCTGGGCGCCGAGCTGAACTCCGAGCTTGAGCATCAGACGGTGCGCGATACCACCAGGGGCGCGCCCAAGCCGTTGGGCGAGCGGGGCGCGGTGGTTGCAGACACCGTGGCTGGCATGCCCGGCGGCGCGGCCCAGGAGGTGAACGAGTTCGAAGGGGATAAAGCCACGCCGGCCGCGACCTGA
- a CDS encoding Crp/Fnr family transcriptional regulator, with protein MQPPLHRLNEFVPASPLAADLFTSWLSHRKVFRRHQNIRREGDPVSSVFFLVKGWVTSSVMMRDGRRQIVKVHLPGDMLGFPSLALEHAGEGLEALTGVELCSIPLAEIGRLFEELPSVAAALFLSTQKERIALMQELTWIGSTHALGRVAGFLLDLHERLDAAGLVEDGGFDFPLTQAHLGELLGLTGIHVNRTLKRLDATGCIERTRRRLRLIDLNGLRGLAPNHAPRYAGIEAWDRLGRPGAGAARPALRERAL; from the coding sequence ATGCAGCCACCCCTTCATCGTCTCAACGAATTTGTCCCCGCCAGCCCCCTCGCCGCCGACCTGTTCACAAGCTGGCTTTCCCACCGCAAAGTGTTTCGCCGGCATCAGAATATCCGCCGCGAGGGCGACCCGGTTTCCAGCGTGTTCTTTTTGGTCAAAGGGTGGGTCACATCATCGGTGATGATGCGCGACGGGCGGCGCCAGATCGTCAAGGTGCACCTGCCGGGCGACATGCTCGGCTTTCCAAGCCTCGCCCTCGAGCATGCGGGCGAAGGCCTTGAAGCGCTCACCGGGGTCGAACTTTGTTCGATCCCGCTGGCGGAAATTGGCCGCCTGTTCGAAGAGCTTCCCAGTGTCGCGGCGGCTCTGTTTCTCAGCACGCAGAAGGAGCGGATCGCGCTCATGCAGGAACTGACCTGGATCGGAAGCACGCATGCGCTGGGGCGAGTGGCCGGCTTCCTGCTTGATCTGCACGAACGACTGGATGCGGCAGGGCTGGTCGAGGATGGCGGTTTCGATTTCCCTCTAACCCAGGCCCATCTTGGTGAGCTGCTCGGGCTGACGGGTATCCACGTCAACCGGACGCTGAAACGGCTCGACGCGACAGGTTGCATCGAGCGCACGCGGCGGCGGCTTCGGCTCATTGACCTCAATGGTTTGCGTGGTCTCGCGCCCAATCACGCCCCGCGATATGCGGGGATCGAGGCCTGGGACCGGCTCGGCCGTCCGGGCGCCGGGGCAGCTAGGCCCGCGCTGCGCGAAAGGGCACTTTAG
- a CDS encoding DUF6894 family protein: MTRYHFNFVDGRFHSGADSHDFESYAEARLAAVSTLGQMLRDHPTSPFGDDDLRVEVTDDNGLILLSVIVAAIEAPSAPR; encoded by the coding sequence ATGACACGCTACCATTTCAACTTCGTCGATGGACGCTTCCATTCGGGCGCCGACAGCCATGATTTCGAAAGCTATGCCGAAGCCCGCCTGGCGGCCGTGTCCACCCTTGGTCAGATGTTGCGCGATCATCCCACCTCGCCTTTTGGCGACGATGATCTGCGCGTCGAGGTAACCGACGATAACGGCCTGATCCTGCTATCGGTCATCGTCGCAGCGATCGAAGCTCCGAGCGCACCACGATGA
- a CDS encoding DNA topoisomerase IB — protein sequence MIGLLSSLCNEAADAPVPPRPSPPSPRRPTGPLAGWRAVSCPPRGAIGHQSRWRFAQTGVRMRSSSGPRHINHDDEALTNIVDPRDAAESVGLRYVNDDEPGIRRRKVGKGWSYRDDSGTRIADKAVIARIASLGIPPAYRDVWICADEQGHIQATGRDAKGRKQYRYHARFREIRDGTKYEHMLDFARALPRIRERINADLARRGLPREKILATVVRLLETTMIRIGNADYAKQNKSYGLTTLNDRHVRIDGSELRFRFKGKSGKQWDLKISDRRVARIVKQSQDLPGQHLFQYLDDDGQRCEVSSGDVNQYLREISGSDITAKDFRTWTGTVLAALALAEFERFDSEAAAKRNVRAAIERVAARLGNTPAVCRRCYVHPEVIDSYLADGLVLEIEHEIEGELGGDVSRLRPEEALVLAFLQRRLEERSRL from the coding sequence ATGATCGGTCTCCTTAGCAGTCTGTGCAACGAAGCAGCCGATGCGCCCGTTCCGCCACGACCATCACCACCCTCACCCAGGCGTCCAACCGGGCCCCTCGCAGGGTGGCGAGCGGTTTCCTGCCCCCCCAGGGGAGCCATCGGGCATCAGAGCCGTTGGCGGTTTGCACAAACAGGAGTTCGCATGCGATCCTCTTCAGGCCCTCGCCACATCAACCACGATGACGAGGCGCTCACGAACATCGTCGACCCGCGCGACGCGGCCGAAAGCGTTGGATTGCGCTACGTCAATGACGACGAACCCGGGATCAGGCGTCGCAAGGTCGGGAAGGGATGGAGCTATCGCGATGATAGCGGGACCAGGATCGCCGACAAGGCGGTTATCGCCCGCATCGCCAGCCTGGGCATCCCTCCCGCCTATCGCGACGTGTGGATCTGTGCTGACGAGCAGGGTCATATCCAGGCCACGGGCCGCGACGCGAAGGGTCGCAAACAATATCGCTATCATGCCCGCTTCCGCGAGATACGCGACGGCACGAAATATGAGCATATGCTCGACTTCGCCCGAGCGCTTCCGCGCATTCGCGAAAGGATCAACGCCGATCTTGCCCGACGAGGCCTTCCACGCGAAAAAATTCTGGCGACCGTGGTGCGGTTGCTCGAGACGACGATGATCCGGATCGGCAATGCCGATTATGCGAAGCAAAACAAGAGCTATGGCCTGACAACGCTCAATGACCGGCATGTCCGGATCGATGGCAGTGAACTGCGGTTCCGCTTCAAGGGCAAGAGTGGCAAGCAATGGGATCTGAAGATCTCGGACCGACGCGTCGCGCGGATCGTCAAGCAGAGCCAGGACCTGCCGGGGCAGCATCTTTTTCAATATCTCGACGACGACGGTCAGCGTTGCGAGGTAAGCTCGGGCGACGTCAATCAGTATTTGCGCGAAATCAGCGGTAGCGACATCACGGCGAAGGACTTTCGGACGTGGACAGGCACGGTGCTCGCGGCGCTGGCGCTCGCCGAGTTTGAACGTTTTGACAGCGAGGCGGCCGCCAAGCGCAACGTCCGTGCCGCGATCGAGAGGGTCGCGGCACGCCTGGGCAACACCCCTGCGGTGTGTCGCCGCTGCTATGTTCACCCCGAAGTCATCGACAGCTATCTCGCCGACGGCCTTGTCCTCGAAATCGAGCACGAGATCGAAGGCGAACTTGGCGGCGACGTCAGCCGCTTGCGCCCCGAAGAAGCGCTTGTCCTGGCCTTCCTGCAGCGCCGCCTCGAGGAACGATCCCGATTATAA